TTGACCCGTTCCGATTTTCCCGACTGACAGCAACTGTCCGCATCGCTCGAATCGCGCGACGATTCTGATGGCGGGGCCGTGGAACAGCAACACGTTCCGGAACGACGGGAATCTGCCGAACAACCGCATTCCCCCGCGCAGGAGCCACCGCTCAACAGCACTCGCCCTTCCGGGACAAGACTGGTGGTCAGCAGGAGCAGAGCCTGAATGAGGGCGAGCAGTTTCATGGAATGTCGCACGGCATGAGGCCGCGAATTCACGCCATTCTCCGTTCAAACGTTTTCGCAACGCGAAAAAGCCGGAGAGCCGTTAGAAAATCGGAATGCTGGGTCGGTTGTAACTCCATGCTATGCAGCACTTGCGTCAATGCAACATGCACACTCACAACCTCCGGCCACGGGTTCAGGATTCCCGTTTGTGCAAAGTCCCAGGCACCGAGCATCCACCCCGAAAGAGGCGGCGCAGTGCGAAAGAACTGATTGTCGTTGTAACAACTACAACGTTTTTGCAGTGTAGAATTTGCAATCGAGGTCACTCAGCCGAGCGGTCGCCTCGGTCCGCGATTCTACGACGAAAAACAAGCAATACACATAAGCTGTTTGTATAAAACAACTTAGACTCACTCCACCACTTCCCGAAGTGGCCAGCCGTTGCAGTTACCCGACGTTTGGCATCATCGTTGCAATGTCTATTGGGCAGAGAGAGACTGGTTCGGAGTGAGATCCTGAACCCACTGGCTGCCCTGAGAAAGCAGCCGCTGCCCCTGAGGCAGCCAAGCGATTGAGAGACAGTGGCTCGCCTGAGAAACGAGCCCGAGTCGAAGAGAGAGAGACGGGAGGTACGCTTTTCAGGCCTGAGAGACCTGAATGCCTCCAACCTGAAAAAGGCCATCGGATTCAAGGAATTCCGATCGGCCTTTTTTCATGCGCGCTGACGGCCTATGGTAGAATCAAATGACACTCACCGTTCATTCTGACCGAACGCCATCATGCCACGAAACACCGATCATCATTGCCGCCGATACCTGTCGCTAAACGGAACTCGCCGCGACATGTTGACCAAATGTGCCACCGGTTTCGGTGCGGTCGCATTGGCCGGATTGCTAAACGATGCCCAGGCGGCGCCCGACCGTTCGACAAATCCCTTCGCGCCAAAGGAAACTCACTTCGACGCGAAGGCCCGCAGCGTGATTTTCCTGTACATGGACGGCGGCGTGTCGCAGGTGGATTCCTTCGACCCCAAACCGCGGTTGGATGAGCAGGACGGGAAGCCGTTTCCAGTTAAGACCGAACCGACTCAGTTCAACAATATTGGCAACACATTGGCCAGCCCGTGGAAGTTTCAGCAATATGGCGAAAGCGGAATCCCCGTCAGCGATCTGTTTCCACACGTGGCCAAACATGTGGATGACCTCGCCGTCATTCGTTCGATGGTGTCGAACTTTCCAGAACACACCAACGCTAACTACTTTCTGCATACCGGACACGGCCAGCAGGGACGGCCGAGCATGGGGGCATGGTTCGGTTACGGCCTCGGTACCGAATGCCAGGACCTGCCGCATTACGTGATTCTGAATGGTGGCCTGATTCCGCCGGGCGGCCTCGACAACTTCGGAAGCGGTTTTCTGCCTGCCAGTTATCAGGGATCTGTCTTTGCGAATTCGAACCCGCCAGTCGCAGACATCAAACGCCGCGAAGCCAGCGATGCACTGCAGCGACGTAAGCTGGACCTGATTCGCACGCTCGACCAGAAAACACTGGAACGCTACCAGCACAACGACCAAATTGAATCGGCCATCGCAAATTATGAGCTCGCCGCGCGCATGCAAATGGCCGTACCGGAACTCACAAATTTGCAGAACGAAACTCAGGAAACTCAATCCGCGTACGGCATGCACGACGAGTTCAAGAACACTCAGACATTTGGCCGACAGTGCCTGATTGCTCGCCGTCTGGTCGAACGGGGAGTGCGGTTTATTCAGTTGACGTGCCCTGGCGGCAACGGCGATCGGTGGGACCAGCACAGCAATCTGAAGGACGGCCATACAAAGAATGCAAAGAGTGTCGACCAGCCCATTGCCGCATTACTGGCTGATCTCAAAGAGCGCGGCCTGCTGGATTCGACGCTGGTCGTGTTCACCGGTGAGTTCGGTCGCACGCCGTTCGCTCAGGGCAAAGACGGACGCGACCACAATCAGTATGGTTTTTCACTGTGGCTGGCCGGCGGCGGAGTCAAAGGCGGCACTGTGTACGGTGCGACGGACGAGTTCGGTTACAAAGCGGTCGAGAACAAGGTCGAAATTCACGACCTGCACGCGACCATGTTGCACCTTTGCGGAGTGGACCACGAACGCCAAACATACCGGTTTAGCGGTCGCGACATGCGGCTGACCGACGTCCACGGACACGTAGTCAAAGACGTGTTGGCCTGACGTTATTTGTCTTCGAATCCAGCTCTTAATGATTCTGGAATTCGTACCGGGCGATTGGCCGCGTAATCGAACACGACCAGGACTGATTTGCCAAATGCGACCACCGCCTGTTGGTTTTGACTGAACACCGCATGTTCAACATCGACGCTGGTGCGACCGATTCGTTCCGTACGCGAACCAATGTGCACGGTGTCCGGAAAGTGGAGCTGCCGCTTATAGTCGCAGTGGACTGATGCGAGAATAGGACCGATGCCGCCGGTCGCCATCGTCACCTCGGACGTCACCGAATCCAGCAAGTCAACTCGCGCGGATTCCAGCCAGCGAATATACACAACGTTATTCACGTGGCCGAACGCATCCATATCTCCCCACTGCACCGGAATCGTTGTGATCGTCCGGTATTCCCGTAGCGCTTCAGAAACGCCCGGCGGCAGGTTGTCCTGAACAGGCATCGCGACTACTCAACTACTGCTGTGTCGGCGACTTCTGAGCTTTCCTGAGCAGCCGCGCTGTAGGGACGCACTTTGACGAACCCGGAAATCCCCACGATGACGGCGGCCAGCAATAGCATGATGGCTGTCCACTTCTTCGACTGATCACGAAATTTCTGAGTGCCCGGTTTGTTACCAACGAGGGCCGATGCCAGGAAAAAGACAGCCAGAGCCAGCAGAATCTTTGTGCCGACAAGTGGGTGATAGAGCTTGTCGCCTTTGTGCTTGGGAATCATCAGCATGTAGTTGTACAGGCCGCTGATCAGAAACAGGGCGATCCCGCCGTGAACAAACTTCTTCCACCGTTCGCGGATTCGTCCGATCAGGTCTGTCGAATCGCCTTCCAGCGACGGCACGACGACCAGACGAAAAAACGCCGTCCCGCCGACTAATACAATTGCGGTTCCGATGTGTGCCCAGCGAGAGATGACGGCAAGAATCAGTTCAGGGTCCATGATTGTTCTCGTTACTTTCAAAGAAGTGTCAGCATTCGCCACAGATGTTAGCGCGACGTCACTATTTTGGCCAGTCAGCATCTTGCCTGCGGCTCGATTCCTGAAATGGCGCAGACCGGATATCAAAACCTGTGCTCGGTGACTGCAACGGCTACAATCAAGGCTGCCAAACTTACGACCTTCGCCGCTTCCATTGCTCCTGTTTAGGCACTTACCTGTGATTGCCGCTCAGATCATCGCCGCCAAACGCGACGGCCGTTCGTTGACCGACGACGAGATTGCCTTTTTTGTGCAAGGCTACGCCGACGAATCGATCCCTGACTATCAAATGTCGGCTCTGGCAATGGCCATCTTTCTCAACGGCATGGACGAACGCGAAACCGCATCGCTGACGGCGCAGATGCTCAATTCGGGAACGCAACTAAATTGGCCGGACGATGGCGTGCTTCGCGTCGACAAGCATTCGACGGGGGGCGTCGGCGACAAGGTCTCCCTTCCGCTGGCTCCGTTGCTGGCCTGCTGTGGATTCCAGGTACCCATGCTGTCCGGACGCGGACTTGGACCCACCGGCGGAACACTCGACAAACTGGAATCCATCCCCGGCTTTCGCACGGATTTGTCACTGTCGGAAATTACCACACTCACTCAGCAAGTCGGCTGCGTGATCACCGGAGCGTCCGCCGAACTGGCTCCAGCAGATCGTCGCCTTTACGCGCTTCGGGACGTTACCGCAACGGTGCAGTCCATTCCGTTGATCACCGCCAGTATTATGAGTAAGAAACTGGCGGAGTCGCTGGACGCCTTGGTGCTGGACGTGAAGTTCGGATCGGGGGCCTTTATGAAGACACGGGAACGAGCGACCATGTTGGCCGAATCGCTGGTGGCCACTGGTGAACGCATGGGCGTGAAGACGACCGCATTGCTGACGGACATGAACCAACCTCTGGGACGCATGTGCGGCAATGCCGTTGAGGTGCTCGAATCGATCGACGTACTGAAAGGTGAAGGACCTCCGGACGTGCGGGAGCTCACAATCGAGCTCGCTGCTGAGCTGCTGCTGACAACTCAGGCAAAATCCACAATGCAAGCCGCTCGGGAATTGGCGACTTCGGCTCTGGACAGCGGTGCCGCGTTCGAAAAATTCGAACAGATGGTGGCGGCTCAAGGTGGACAGCCGTCCGCCGCGCTAAAAGTAGCTGATGCGGCAGAAGTATCGGCGCAGCAAGCTGGCTTCGTGTCGGCGATCGATACGGAGCAACTGGGCATGGCCGTCATCGCGATGGGCGGCGGAAGGCAAAAGGTGTCGGACACGATCGATCATGCCGTCGGCCTGGAAATGCTGGTACGGATTGGGGACGAAGTACAGCCTGGGCAACCGTTGGTCCGTCTGTTTTGTCCCAGACCGGCCGCCCACGCCGACAACATTCGAAAAGCGATTTCAATTGGTGAGGAAGCCTATCGTCCCGATCTGATTGCCGAACGAATCACAGCTTAAATGCCGTCTGCAAAGCATGGTTGTGGTACAAATCCCGCTCGGATTCCGCTACTCCGACAGACTGCCAGAACCACCGCATTGCGCACAGACGTTCACCGCCGTGGCGAATCTCACTGCCTATATATCGCGTTAATGTCGGCAGTCCAGCAAAAGTTTTCCGAACGTGCAGGTCGAGTACCGTATCTGCTGGCTCACCTTGAATCTTGCAGATCGAAACCTTTACCTTGGGATGAAAGCAGGTATCCTAGGGGCGGCTCGGGGTGCGAGTACTCCAGCATCCTTCTTCCCCAGAACCTTTATTCGTTTGCCAGCGACCACTGGTTCTCCCTCTCCCATCCACGAAGTACTGATGTCATGTCTGTGACAGTGACTTGCACTGAATGCGACGCCGAATTCGAGGCCTCAGCAGCGAAGACCGGACAACCCGTTCCCTGTCCCGAATGTGACGCGGAAAACAAAGTGCCGCGCCGGCGTAGCAGCGAACGATCGGGCCGCCACGCGAGGCCCGGTGCCAGCGAAAAATCCGGGCGGCACTCGCGTCCACGAGGCAGTGAGCAGTCCGGTCGGCACCCGCGACCAGGCGAATCGGTTACCCGGCGTCCCGGCACTGAGGGTGGCGTATCAACGACGAAGGTCGCTTTAATCGGCGTCAGCGTGTTGGTGTTTGGCATCCTCGCGATGGTCACGGCGAAATTCGTGATGACGCCGGACATCGAATACCCGGAAGACAATGTGGCCGACAACCAACCGTCAAACGGCGATTCGACTGGCGACACTGCAAACGGCGCTGCAGATGGCAACGCGACCACGGTGGTCAGCGACAATGCAACCCAGCCCGAAAACGCAACGCAAACACCAGTAACGCCGGTCACGAATACTCAGACGACCAGCCCGTCCGGCGAGCCGATCGTCGACGCAACTGGCAGCGACCGAGCTCGCCAAATCATGGCGGCGATGACGGACGCGGCCGTTCACCGGAGTCAGTTCACTCAGGATGCACGAGGCGACATTGGCCGCGCCGTGGAAACTGGTGTGCGAGCGGCCCTGGAAGGTTGCAAGCTGACGTATCGAGCGGGGAACGCCGAACCTGTGATGAACATTCATCTGGACGTCCGTCAGCAGGGCGGCTCACAGAAGCTCTGGATGTCCGCTGAACTGCTGGCCAAACATGGCGACCAAACGGTGCGAGTCTGGGAGCGAAAAGGCAGCATCACAACCGTCGACGACAAGGCGCTGAAGTCAGGCGTTGTGCCAAGAATTGATCGCGATCTCAACCAGTTCTTCCGCAACCTCCGCGCCGAATTCATTGAAGCTCGCCAGCAAGCTCGAGCTGGTGTGTGACTCGATATGCACCGGCCCGACTACTCGACGACTTCCACCGGTGCTCCAACGGTTTCTTTTTCAGTCGCTTCCTCATTGCTCACATCCTCGGGAGCCCGAAAGCGGCGCATCATTCGGTCCTGAGCGTCAATCATGCGGGCCACGTAGTAGTTCGCAACCGCTTCGCCCAGATGCAACGATGCTCGCACGCCCGCTTTGTCGGCGATCACGGTAAACGCGGCGTTGGTTTCGCCTCCGAGATCCAGGCACGGCTGAAGCAGCGGCGCTGGTTTTTCGCTGGCGCCGCCCTGGCCGAAGTTGACCGTCATTGGTGAAGGCGGGAACCAGCCAAGATTCGCGTCGGCCCATGCCAGAAAACCGGCGATGCCCGTCGGTTCGTCTTCAGGCCAGGACAACCATTTTTCAACATCGACCTTCGCCGTCAGCAGCGGCGTACGAGCCACAAGGCCGGCTTCCATGCAGCGAGCCGCCGATTTCTGCAGCATCTTGATCGCGTTTTCGCTGCCCACTGCCAGCCACAGGCAGGAGTTCTCGTGCATCAGATAAGCATGAGTGATGCTTAACCCCGTGTGGCGTTGTAGAGCGGTGAGGTCAGATTCAGGGAGCGTCATCTGAATCACCGACCGCCCATCGATTTCAACCAGCTGAAACGCCTCCAAGTCTTTTGTGGGCTCGCCGGAGTTTATGATCAGCGTGTAGATTCCGTTCAGAAGATTCGGATTGTTATCCACCTGCAAACCACCGTAGAACACTCCGTCAGTTTCATCTGAATAGCCCACTTTCAAAAAGGCTTCGACAGTCCGGTGCTCGCTGAAGGAACTGAGCGATTCTGCCACTCGGGTTGCGGCGTCGAAGACAGTTGAGTCGTTGTTGGTGGCGTCCGCGATCGCCTGCAGCATCCACGCCGCGGCTGCATTGGGTACGCCCGCGGAATCTTCTGAAAACTTAACGCAGACATGAACGGTGGCCGCCGCGTCGTCGTTAACGATGGCGGCGAAGCGGGCGTTGCCGGAGGATATCTCGGCCAGTTGCTTCGTCAGCCCGCTGTTACGGCGTGCATCAAAGTTGATTTCTCCTCGCAGAGCCTGCTCTTCGTCGGTGGCGAGTCGCATCCACCCGTTGGTTTGTTCGACGTCGAAGATCACCGCCTTCACCACGGCCAGACCAAGTTCAAACGACGATTTCCGCAGATCGGCGGTCGTCTGCAATTCGCCATCGCGGCGCTGCATTTGAGTTCCTGCGGTGGAGTTCAGCATGTTCCAGCCCAGTTGCTTAATCGCCATAGGGATGCGATCGAAGAATGCTTCGACGCCCATGTCGTTGCGGCTGGAAATGCTGCTAGTCAGAGATTCACGCGTGGGTAGGTCCATGTCCCACAGCTCTTCAAAGCTGGTAGTGAAAAGCAGGTTGTCGTGAAAGCGGTGAAATTCAATAGTCGACCAGCTCTGCTCGATCTGCTCCTTTCCATCGTTCTCAACGACCTTCGCCGACTGCTGAAACGACCGCCTACTGCTGGCATTTTGCTTGTTGACCTGTTCCACATATTCTTCGGCGGTTTGGCCTTCCGGAACATCCATTGTCCAGCTGTTCTTTCGGACCAGCTTGTAACGGCCGTCTCCACCGGTTTCGACGCTACCGTTTGGTCCGAACATCTTTTTGCGAGCGTCAATCATGCGTTTGGCATCGGCGACATCGATAACCTGCTGAAAGTAGACCACTTCATACGATGGCAGCAGTCCCTGGACCATATACCAAGCCGCTCCATTGATCGGCACTTCGACTTTGGACCTGAACCCTTCAAACTGCTCCATTGGCATGGACTGAAACATGGCCTTCCCGATTTCCAGCCGCTTCGCCAGCGTTTGCATGTATTCAAACATGGTGACCTGAGTGATGTCGCGGACATAGCCGACACCCAACGGCTTTTCTGCCAACCGGCCACTCAATTGAGCCACCGCCGTGGACGTCGAACAGCACAGCACAAACGCCAGCACCACAGCTGCAACACCGCGGGAAGCGAGCAGTCCTTGACCGCTCCTGACAGAACACCATGCGGGACGAGGATGGACCATGGGAGGTTGTTCCTGAACGGGGTACCGAGATCGATCAGACTGGCCGGATGTGTAGAGCGATATGCCCCTCCAGGCATCTGGCAGTCTGCGAACAATTGTGGTGGTTTCGCTGGAGAAAGCCAATTGACGGAGCCAGCTATAACGAAACAAGCCCCGCACCAATGATGGTGCGGGGCTTGTAAATTGTTTAAAACGATTCAGAAACCTGTTGCTGCGTTCATTGGCCGCAGCATCAGAATCCTTGCGGGGCACCGCCTCCTCAGTAGTCGCAGCACAAGTTGCCCGTCACAGAAATTCAGGCAAATGCAGTGACTTCGCCTGGCGAACGAACCACACCTTACAGCAACCGACGGGAGCACCGCCGGCGCTTCAGTCTTCAATGCGTCGCCGACTTCATCACGCCAACCGTCCGCCGGTGCGTACCGGCACGGCCTTAAAGACCGACTTGCCAACGGATGAAGCCAGTCGCTTCCAACCCAGCTTCAGACAGAGCTTTCTCAACGGTCTTCTTGTCGTCTTTCGCGAATGGCTGATAGATGAGCACGCCCTTTTCCATGTAGAACTTGTTCATCTGGCCGTCGACGATTTTGTCAATGATGTTGTCCGGCTTGCCACTCGCTTTGGCTTCGGCCGTCAGACGATCTCGTTCAGCCTTCACATCAGCCGCATCCAATCCGTCTGCTGTACAGTGGTCGGGGCCCAAAGCCGCGATGTGCATAGCAACGTCACGAAGGACTTCAGAATCCTTTGCGTCGCCGGTCGCCTGAAACAGAACGGCCGTCTTGTAATCGTGGTGGACGTAGCCACCAACTGGACCACTGACGCGTGTGACACGATTCACAACTGTCTTTTCGCGGATCTTGTTGACGAAATCTTCGTAAAGCGACTGCAGCGTTGCGGAACCGCCTTCAGGCGTTTGCGACATCAGAGCTTCTGGTGAATCGGCGCCTGGGCCGTTCAACAATTGGTTAACCATAGCCGTGCCGAGCACTTCCAGTGATTCGCCGGTTGCGACTGGAGCGGATTCGCATTGAATTTCGACCATGGCCGCTTCAGAGCCGTCGTCTTTGATTGCGATGAAAATGCGGCCTTCTTCGGTCGCATTGTCGGCTCGCTTGTCCTGAATCTTTTTGAACTGTTCCTTCAGGATTCCGACGGCCTTTTCGGCGTCGCCATCTGCTTCAACAAGTGCCTTTTTGCACTCCATCATCGGCAGGTCTGTTCGTTCTCGAAGTGCCTTCACGGCGGCCGCAGTAATGTCTGCCATGTTAAATTTCCTTCAAAGGCGGGGCGGTGCCAACCGCCAGTGGGTTTGAGCGGACTCTCAGATTGTAATTGACGCCCCCGTTGGTCGCTGGCAACGGACGGGAGAACTTGACCAGGCGGCATCGACCGCTGGCGGGTTTGAGCTAACGCTCAGAATGTAAGCTGTTGCTCCCGTTAGTCATTGGCGAAAAAACGGGAAGCGATGTGTTCATTGAACAAACCGTGCGTGCTGCAGAAGGGGTGCACGTCGGCCTCAATGGCTTCCGCAAAGCCCTGTAGCCGGAGTGGCACATCCATCAATAAACACGCCGGGAGTCGTTTTGCTAACAAGTCCGGATATCACTGCGATTAAGCTGCAGGGCGTTAGCCGCGAGTTGCACTTTTGCAAAACCAGCGGCTAGCCCTCTTGCTGCTTACACGAAAACAGAATATCCGAACAAGCTGCTATGCAATTGACGGAACTGGTTTCGGTTCGTCGCTGGGGTCGGCCTTCTTCGGTTCGTTGGGACGAAGAGATTTCCCCTGCTTGATCGCGTCGCACAGGTGTTGAGCAATCAGACGAATCGACCGGAGACTGTCATCGTTACCTGGAATCGGCAGGTCAACCGTATCAGGATCGGAATCGGTGTCGATCAGAGCGACAACCTTGATGCCCAGCAGATGAGCTTCATGGACGGCGTTCTTTTCTTTATTCGGATCGATCACGACCAGGCATTCCGGCAGGCGATTCATGTCGCGAATACCGTTCAGGTTGCGATAGATCTTGCGATATTCACGCAGAAGCGTGGATTGCATTTTCTTGCTGTAGGTGTCAATCTCGCCGGATTCACGCATGGCTTCCAGCTCTTCCAGTCGCTTCAGGCGAGCTCGAACGGTGCGGAAGTTGGTCAGCGTTCCACCCAGCCAGCGTTCGGTACAGAATGGCATACCGCATTCGGTGGCCAATTCTTCCAGTGACGCCGCTGCCTGTCGCTTGGTGCCGACAAACAGAATCAGGCTACCATGGGCCGCCACGCGCATCAGGTACTTTTTCGCGCGGATGAGGCCGCGGATGGTTTCCTTGATGTCGATAATGTGAATTTGATTACGTCGACCGTAAATGTACGGTCTCATTTTCGGATTCCAGCGACTCGCGCGGTGACCGTAGTGGACACCTGCGTCCAGAATCTCTTTCACGACAATCTCAGCCATAGCCGATCTCCTGTGTTGTGCTTTCGCAGCTGTGAAAAGTGGCTGCAAAGCGTCTCAAACGCTGCAAATTTGCGTTTGAACAGAACAATTGTGTGAATGCTGAAGCGGACGAAACCCAGACTTCAACACGCAACACGTCATCGATAGCGAGCGATGACAAGGCTCGGCAACACCTAACATAAGGTGTCGACTTGTTTTACAGGCCGGGAGAATACCGACCGCCGGGTGATCCGTCAAACTGCGTTTCGCCTTATCCGTGCAGGACGGACGACTTTTCGCCGGTGGGAATCCCCCGTGATTTTACTCTTCAGAATCCTCCGATTCGTCCCCTTTGGGCTTGGGATTCAACAAATCTACTGACGTAATGCTGCTGCGGCCGCTTTCGGATGGCGAATCCAGTGATGTTTGAGTCGTCTGCCGGGCCTCCGGTGCCTCCTGCGGAATTCGCACCGCAAACATACTGCCCTTGCCGAACTCACTCTCCAGATTCACGTCGCCACCCAGCAGCCGCGAAAGCTCTCGTACAATTGACAGTCCCAGGCCCGTCCCACCAAATTCTCGCTTCACGTGATCTCGCTGGCCGGAGCCAGTCGCGCCTTGACGGAACTTTTCGAAGATCTCGCTCTGTTCGTGCATCGGAATTCCGATACCCGTATCTTCAACGCAGATCTCGATCATTTCGTCTTCCGTCCGCTCCGAGGTGACTCGCACACGACCGCCTTCCGGAGTGAATTTGATCGCGTTGGACAGCAGATTGGTCAAAATCTGCCGCAGTTTGCTGCCGTCCTGATGAAGTTCAGGGACGGGCTGAGTCAGATGGCGAATCCGCAGCTCAATATTTTTCTGGTCAGCCAACGGCATTATCTGGCTGCATTGACTGTCGATCAGTTCTTTCAGATTGACCGGCCCGGGCTGCAGCTTCATCTGCCCGCTTTCGATCTTCGCAAGATCCAGCAGGTCATTGATCTGCACCATCAGATTGCGGCCAGACGTGCGAATGTTGTCGACGTAGCGTTTTTGCCGATCGTCCAGATTGACGGCGTTCGCAAGCACGTCGCTGAAGCCAAGAATACTGTTTAGCGGCGTCCGCAATTCGTGACTCATTGTCGCCAGAAATTCGTCCTTCATCGCGTTGCTGCGAAACAGTTCCATATTCGCCTGAGCCAGCTGGTCGACTTTTCCGTCCAGATTATTGTTCAACACGCGCTGTTCTTCGTTGACCGTCGTCATGTGACGCAGCATGCGATTGAACGCCTGGCTCAACTCTTCAAACTCGTCCCCAGTATTGATCTCAGCGCGCAGATTCAGGTTTCCGCGAGCGATCTCGTCGCTCACTTCTTTTAGGTGCTGCACCGGCTTTACGATGATGTAACGGACGATTACGTAAGCCACCAGCATCGCCAGAAACGTCGTCACGATGGCAAACGCGAGCAGAATCGCGCGGTTACGGCTGAGTTCGCTTTCCATATTGCCGACGGGAATCGTGACGGACGCCATCGCCATCAACGGGTTGAGTGCTTCGCCACCTGCCTGCCGAGTCGCGTCAGCCGACGCAACATCGTCAGCGAATTGCGAATGGCAATACACGCAATTTGCGCTCGCTCGAACAGCCGCAAAAAATCGCAACTGCCGGCCGGTGTCCGGATTGTCGAAAAAGTAGTGCCGCTTGGCGCCCCCATTGCGAAATTCCTGCATGGCCTCATGAGCCTCTTCGCTATCCGGAGTTTCGCTCAAGCTGGTGAGATTCCAGCTTCCCGCCAGCTTGAATTCGTCGATGGCTTCGATCTTATTCATCAACTGCGGCCAGCCGGACATCGTGACTCCGATTTCCGGCGTCGGCGCGTTGGGACGCTTGCCTGGCTGCGGAGGCGGATCTCCGTCACCGGAGGCTTCTTCAGCCGACGCATCAGACCGGTCGTCGCCCGATTTCCCTGAATCGTCGATGGCTGCAGGCGACTCCGCTGGCGCGGTGGTATTCGCGACATCAGTCGTGGTCGGCACCGACTGTTTGATCGAGACGTAGCTTTTCATGTGCTGGCGCCACAGCATTTCGGGCACCAAAGCTTCGGCTCGAACAATGTGAGCCTGTTCGACCAGTTGGCGAGTGAGGCTCGCGTAGATCCAGAAGCTTGTTGTCAGCATGGTCATCAACGCCACCCCAAACAGACGACGACACTTCCGTTCGAGGCTGGTTTCACCCAGCAGCTTCTTGAGACTGCGGTAGTTGATCACGGCTTTGCTTTGATTTGCATATCTGTGCCGGAAAGTTGCGTCTGCAACTCAGCGATCACAGCTTTCATTGCCACTGCGTCAGTTGCGGTAATCCAGACGCCGAACAAAGACGTTGCGCAACCACACATCGCTGTTGTGGTCGGTGAGCATG
This DNA window, taken from Fuerstiella marisgermanici, encodes the following:
- the tsf gene encoding translation elongation factor Ts, whose product is MADITAAAVKALRERTDLPMMECKKALVEADGDAEKAVGILKEQFKKIQDKRADNATEEGRIFIAIKDDGSEAAMVEIQCESAPVATGESLEVLGTAMVNQLLNGPGADSPEALMSQTPEGGSATLQSLYEDFVNKIREKTVVNRVTRVSGPVGGYVHHDYKTAVLFQATGDAKDSEVLRDVAMHIAALGPDHCTADGLDAADVKAERDRLTAEAKASGKPDNIIDKIVDGQMNKFYMEKGVLIYQPFAKDDKKTVEKALSEAGLEATGFIRWQVGL
- the rpsB gene encoding 30S ribosomal protein S2, translated to MAEIVVKEILDAGVHYGHRASRWNPKMRPYIYGRRNQIHIIDIKETIRGLIRAKKYLMRVAAHGSLILFVGTKRQAAASLEELATECGMPFCTERWLGGTLTNFRTVRARLKRLEELEAMRESGEIDTYSKKMQSTLLREYRKIYRNLNGIRDMNRLPECLVVIDPNKEKNAVHEAHLLGIKVVALIDTDSDPDTVDLPIPGNDDSLRSIRLIAQHLCDAIKQGKSLRPNEPKKADPSDEPKPVPSIA
- a CDS encoding HAMP domain-containing histidine kinase; amino-acid sequence: MINYRSLKKLLGETSLERKCRRLFGVALMTMLTTSFWIYASLTRQLVEQAHIVRAEALVPEMLWRQHMKSYVSIKQSVPTTTDVANTTAPAESPAAIDDSGKSGDDRSDASAEEASGDGDPPPQPGKRPNAPTPEIGVTMSGWPQLMNKIEAIDEFKLAGSWNLTSLSETPDSEEAHEAMQEFRNGGAKRHYFFDNPDTGRQLRFFAAVRASANCVYCHSQFADDVASADATRQAGGEALNPLMAMASVTIPVGNMESELSRNRAILLAFAIVTTFLAMLVAYVIVRYIIVKPVQHLKEVSDEIARGNLNLRAEINTGDEFEELSQAFNRMLRHMTTVNEEQRVLNNNLDGKVDQLAQANMELFRSNAMKDEFLATMSHELRTPLNSILGFSDVLANAVNLDDRQKRYVDNIRTSGRNLMVQINDLLDLAKIESGQMKLQPGPVNLKELIDSQCSQIMPLADQKNIELRIRHLTQPVPELHQDGSKLRQILTNLLSNAIKFTPEGGRVRVTSERTEDEMIEICVEDTGIGIPMHEQSEIFEKFRQGATGSGQRDHVKREFGGTGLGLSIVRELSRLLGGDVNLESEFGKGSMFAVRIPQEAPEARQTTQTSLDSPSESGRSSITSVDLLNPKPKGDESEDSEE
- a CDS encoding DUF1501 domain-containing protein, which codes for MPRNTDHHCRRYLSLNGTRRDMLTKCATGFGAVALAGLLNDAQAAPDRSTNPFAPKETHFDAKARSVIFLYMDGGVSQVDSFDPKPRLDEQDGKPFPVKTEPTQFNNIGNTLASPWKFQQYGESGIPVSDLFPHVAKHVDDLAVIRSMVSNFPEHTNANYFLHTGHGQQGRPSMGAWFGYGLGTECQDLPHYVILNGGLIPPGGLDNFGSGFLPASYQGSVFANSNPPVADIKRREASDALQRRKLDLIRTLDQKTLERYQHNDQIESAIANYELAARMQMAVPELTNLQNETQETQSAYGMHDEFKNTQTFGRQCLIARRLVERGVRFIQLTCPGGNGDRWDQHSNLKDGHTKNAKSVDQPIAALLADLKERGLLDSTLVVFTGEFGRTPFAQGKDGRDHNQYGFSLWLAGGGVKGGTVYGATDEFGYKAVENKVEIHDLHATMLHLCGVDHERQTYRFSGRDMRLTDVHGHVVKDVLA
- a CDS encoding acyl-CoA thioesterase, whose product is MPVQDNLPPGVSEALREYRTITTIPVQWGDMDAFGHVNNVVYIRWLESARVDLLDSVTSEVTMATGGIGPILASVHCDYKRQLHFPDTVHIGSRTERIGRTSVDVEHAVFSQNQQAVVAFGKSVLVVFDYAANRPVRIPESLRAGFEDK
- a CDS encoding thymidine phosphorylase, which codes for MIAAQIIAAKRDGRSLTDDEIAFFVQGYADESIPDYQMSALAMAIFLNGMDERETASLTAQMLNSGTQLNWPDDGVLRVDKHSTGGVGDKVSLPLAPLLACCGFQVPMLSGRGLGPTGGTLDKLESIPGFRTDLSLSEITTLTQQVGCVITGASAELAPADRRLYALRDVTATVQSIPLITASIMSKKLAESLDALVLDVKFGSGAFMKTRERATMLAESLVATGERMGVKTTALLTDMNQPLGRMCGNAVEVLESIDVLKGEGPPDVRELTIELAAELLLTTQAKSTMQAARELATSALDSGAAFEKFEQMVAAQGGQPSAALKVADAAEVSAQQAGFVSAIDTEQLGMAVIAMGGGRQKVSDTIDHAVGLEMLVRIGDEVQPGQPLVRLFCPRPAAHADNIRKAISIGEEAYRPDLIAERITA